Within Bradymonas sediminis, the genomic segment CGCGGCCAAATTGGCGGTCGACCTCGCTGACGAATTCCTCGTGGGCCGGATTCACCCGGGCCGGAGGAGAGTCGGTTTCAGCAGGATCGCCCATCTTAGATTCGGCCGAGGTGGCGTCGGTTTGGGTGTCGGTATTCTTCATAGAAGGTAGGGGCTTGGAACAAGATCGAATAGAAACTGAGAGTCATTCAGTCAAAAAATTTAGAAACTCAAGCGTTTGTACCTTACAACTCAGAGCCCGTCTGGCCAACCACGCCAGCGGTGATCGCGGGTTTGAGCGAGGGTCTGCCGCCCGGGGCACAGGCAAGGAACACGCGTTGGGCGAAAAATATTTTGCCAACAATGGAACGAGCAGCGTGTGTCGCGGGTTATAGTATGTGTCAGTCGGCCTGCGAAGCAGGTTTTTGATGAAATTTTCACTCAGATGCGTGCTTTCCCGACGACGAACCGTATATTTAATTTATAGAACCATTCCGAGGCGTTAGGCATTCGGCCAGCACCCCGGTTGAACTCAGTTTGTATGTGATGAGGTGAATTCATGAGCATGTCCGAAAACATCTCCAATAAGTTGCACTCGCCCGATACCGAATTGTCGCGAAGGCTGCTCGAGTATTTCGAGCGCGCCGGGGCGATGATAGATTCAAATCCGCGATTCCGAGATGAGTATTTGCTCGACTTCACGGTCACGGCCCTGGAAGACGTGCACGCGCACGTTAACCTGGGGATTCACGTGACCAGTGAGACCGACGATCTCGACCGACAGCAGGCATTCTTGCAGGCGTCGAACCGAGGAATTGTGCTGAAGTCACTCTATATAGAGATCGACGAAGAAACGGTAGAAAGCGGTGGCTTATTGGTCGCCTTTGGTACCTGTCTGTCCTTTCTTTTTGACCGGCGCTACAGCCATATCAAAGCAATGGGAGTCCGGATGCACCCGGATTGCTCCTTTAATTTCTTTGATATCGAAGAGAGCGTCGACCGCCTGGAGCGGATGTCGCTGGATGAAGAGCTGTCGGTCGGTGAAGATATTGACGGGCGTATCATCGCCTATTTCACCGACAAAGGCTTCGGCTTTATCCAGACCGATGAGGAGCGCAAGTTCTTCTTCCATATCGCCAACGTCGTCGACGACGAGCTTCGTACCCGGCTGCCGGCCTATGTGCCCGGCGAGATCATTCCGGTCGAGTTTCAGTACGGCGGCCACGATGGCAAGAAATATCCCAAAGCCATCAACGTCACGGTCATCGAGGATGACGACGACTATGATGACGATGACGACGACTATTAAGTCCTCGGGGTATTCGGTCTGACCTTCGTTGGTCTGCGTTTAGTCCCTTCGCGTCGACGGCCGCTCCGCAAAAGTGGAGCGGCCGTCGTCTGCGAATTTATGTGAATTGTTGGCGGGTTTTTTATCGATAGGAAGTGGATGCGAATATTTGCCGGAGTTGTGTTGGCGCTGGTTCTGATCGCTGGAGGTGCGTATGTGTTGCCCTCGACGAGTTTGGTGCGTTTTCTGGCGCCGAAGGTCGACCTGGGGGACGCGCAGGTGCTCAAAGACGTGCGCCATAAGCCCGAAAAGTCAGCCATATTTGACCACTCGGGCTTCGCCCAATTGCTCGCCGAGCACGTCGATAGCGCGGCCGGGCGGGTGGATTATGCCGGGCTTAAAAAAGACCAGAAGAAGCTCGACGCGTATCTCGAAAAGCTCGGCGCGGTCGACCTAAAGACGCTTGGCGCCGACGAGAAGCTCGCGCTGCTTATCAACGCCTATAACGCCTATACCCTTCAGCTTATCCTCGAAAATTATCCGGGGGTTAAGAGCATTAAAGACCTGAAGTCCCCGTGGAAATCCAAGAGATATAAAGTGGGCGGGCATACGCTGAGCCTCGATGATATCGAGCATGGCCTGATTCGCCCGGTCTATAAGGATTCGCGCATCCACTTCGCGGTCAATTGCGCGTCGATCGGTTGTCCGCCCTTGCAGGCATTTGCGTTCGAGGGCGAGAAGATCGACGCCCAACTCGATCTCGCGGCGCGCAAAACCCTGCAGGATACGCGCTATGTGCGCATTGAGGGGGATAAGCTGAAGATCAGCGTGCTGCTCAATTGGTACGGCGATGATTTCATCGGCGAGGATTATTCGCCGCGCTCAAAGACCCTCGCCGCCTATGTCGCGCGTTTTGGCACGCCCGAGGTGCGCGCGTTTGTCGAGAAGCATCAGGGCGCGCCGAGCGTCGGGTTTATCGACTATGATTGGTCGCTTAATGATGTGAAATGAGGCAGGCCCGGCAGCCTCGCCGCGCAAATAGAAAAGCGCGCCTTCCAAAAAGGAGGGCGCGCTTTCTTTATGCGTCTTTTTTCTACGTCGACCTTAGTAGGTGCCGCTCACGGTCAGGTTGATCGAGGAGCGGTTGGCCGCGGCGCCGGTGAAGTTCCACCAGGGGAAGCGGAAACCTTTGTTGTCCGAGGTCTTCGGGGACTGGCTGGTGCTGATGCCGCCGGAGACGTTGAAGTGGTCGTTGATGGGGTAGCTTAGGCCGGCGGTGGCGCTGATGCCGTCGCCGTAGTTGCGACCCTGTTGGATGCCCTCGATATCGGAGCTGAACTCGTCATCGGCGTCGGCGCGGTCGTAGGTCCAATAGCTGCCATAGGAGTAGGAGGCCGAGGCGCGAAGCTTATCCCAGACAGGTAGGCTGGCGCTGAACGAGTGGCTCAGCGAGAACTCGGTGTTGTATCCGCCCACGGCGGCGACTTCGTTTCCGACGAGTTCGTCTTCGCGGTAGATCTGGGCGACGTCCGAGTCGACGGTGGCGATGGTGGTGCTGTGCGGCGTCCACCCGCCGGTCATGGTGTAGGAGAGCGATAATTTGCGCACGAAGGTCTTCGACAGCGAGAGGCCGACGTAGTTGCCCACGATGAGGTTGGCCGTCTGGCTCACGGTGCTCGTCGGCACGCTAAGGTCGTATTTGGCCGAAAAACGGGTGTCGATCGCTTCGATATTATAGCCGCTCCAACCCGCGCTAAAGACCATATCCTGGAAGCGGAACTCGTTGGGCTCATTGATGCCGCCAGCGCGCGACAGCCAATGCGACGCCACGGCGCGCGCGCCGAAATTAAAGTCGTCGAGCTTATAGCCGGCCGCGATCGAGTAGACATTGCTCCAGCGGCTGTAGGAGCCGGAGGTGTCGGCCGCGTAGGGCGAGCTCAGGTTGTCGTCGGTGTTCTCCAGATTAACGAACATGCCCTGATAGATGCGAGTGCCGACGCTGGCCGAGAGCGACCAGTTTTTCTTGTCTTCCTCGGTGTCCATCGCCTCTTCAATGGCGACCTCCGCCGCTTCGTCGGCCGGATCGACGTCGGCGTCGACCTGCGACAGCGTCGGGTCATCCGCCTTGGTGGAGGTTGCTGGGGAGGCCGAGGCGGGGTCCTGGGCCATCGCAGTTGCCGGCAGAAGGCCGGCGCCGAGGAGCAGTGCTCCACAGAGATATGTCTTCAAATGAATCGTTCCAAATTGGGTGCGCATCCGTGTCTTCTCCTCAACATAATCGATTGCCCGCCGGGCGGGTGCGTCATAAAATGATCAACGGCGATATTTAATGCAAGAAGCGCGCCGTCGTTTCGCTAACACGCTGTGAGTGTGGCTGCGCAAAAAACTTGCTCGACTCATTCGCGGCAGGAATAGCATCAAACGCGCGCATCTTATGGGCAGCGCGGCTGGCGCGTCAACTATCGCGATTTTTGGTCGCGGGGGCGCGAAAATGAAAAAAATTGCGCTCCCGCGAATACCTCCTACAGTGGGTCCATGGACGAGCGCACTATGGATGGTGTGCGACTAACACTGTTTTAATGCTCATGGAGGATGCAATGAATGTTGTCGATCTTTATGCCGAGCGTCGCAGCCAGCGTAGCCCGCAGGCTCATACCGCGATTACCTACCAGCTTCAGCATATCTTCGGAACTCAGAATCTGAATAATTTTGTGCTCGGCGACAGCCGCGGCCTGGTGCTGGCCTCGGCCGGCGAAGAAGACGCCGCGACCGTGTTGGCCGCGTACGCGCCGATGCTGGCGGCCTACCGCGGCAACAGCCGTCGGATGATCGTCGAGAAATTGGAGGCGATGGTGCCCGGCTTCCGCACCGACTCGCTCTCGATTCGCAGCTTCGACATCGACGGTGAGACCCTGTACCTGTGCAGCGTGGGCCGCCAGACCGTCGCGCGCCAGGCCAGCCTGTACCGCGCCGTGACGGGCATCCGTCGCATCCTCGAGCAGACCGCCGTGGCTGCGTAAGTTCGGCGAGAATTGCAAAAGCCCCCGGGAATCCGGGGGCTTTTTTTTTTTTGCGTTGCGGAGGGTTGTGGGATTCGAGGATTTTCGACGTTGCGCAACGTGGGTTTTGAATGATTCGCGACGTTGCACAATGTGGGTTTTGGATGATTCGCGACGTTGCACAATGTGGGTTTTGGATGATTCGCGACGTTGCATAATGTGGGGTTTGGATGATTCGACACGCCTTCCCGGGGGCTCGTCGGTTTGCGTTGGTGGTTGCGTTCTCGGAGAGCATTGCTAGGCGATGGCTTGCGATTTGTTGAGGACTCACCCCCGGCTAAAGAGGTCCCGCTTCGCGGGACGACGCTTCGGCTACGCCTACGCTCATTAACGGCACCTAATTCGCAAATTTTTATATTATTAAAAGGCATCGATCCACGACGCCGTTATTGAGCGAAGCGACGTGTGGTGTCGCGAATCACCCCAAACACCTCATCGCCGATCGCCCCAAACACCATCGCCCCCGACGACGTCAAAGAGCCTCGCGGTCAATCAAACGCAGGACGCGCTCGAGGTCCTCGGCGAGCTGCAGGTCGCGGTAAATCTCGGCGGCCTTCTTCCACAGCGCGACCGCCTCGCTCATCTTGCCGGCGTCGGCGCGCAACATCCCAAGGCGCTCTAGCGGTTGGGCGTAATCAAAGTCGGCGATCGGAAAACGCTCGGCCAGGTTGAGCACATCTTCGAGGATCTGATGACTCTGGTCGGCGTCGCCGCGCAGCGCCTTGACCAGCGCCAGGTTGAACTCAATGCCGGCCTGAACATAGGGGTATTGGTCGCCGGCGATCATCTCGCTGGCGGTGCTCAGGTACTCGTCCGCGGCCTCGTAGTCGGCCATCGCGATCGCGGTGATCCCCAGGTTGGTATAGACCACGGCGACGTCGTATTCGGCGCCGATGGCCTGGTAGATTTCGATCGCCCGGGTGTAGTCGGTGCGGGCGTCCTCGTAGCGCGATTGGTAGCGGGCGATATCGCCCAGGCCGTTATAGCATTGGCCGGCGCCGCGGCGGTCGCCGAGGCTCTCGTAGCGCCCGAGGGCGCGCTGAAACAGGGTGACGGCTTCGTCGTAAATCTTATGGTGGCGGGCGAGCTGGGCCATGCTCAGCAGGCTTCGGGCGATGCCGCTGGGAAGATCGACCTGGCGAAATAGCTCCATCGCGGCGGCATAATGGGCGCGGGCGGATTCGCCTTCGCCCTGCATGCGGTCGACCTCGCCGATGATCCACAGCGAGGTCGCCTCGGCCTGGGTGCTGCGGCGCTCGCGGGCCGAGGCCAGGGCGCTGCGGGCGATCTGTCCGGCCTGGGCGTACTCGCCGCGATGCCAGAACACGCGCGCCAACCCGCGCGAGGCGTCTTCTTCGACCGCGCGAAGCGAGGGGTACGCCCCGGCGTAGGCGGCCATCAGGGCGCGCACCTTCTCGAACGCCCAGCAGGCACCCTCGAAATCGCCGCGTTGCCAGGCGATATGCCCGAGCCCCAGCCAGCTTAGGCCCAGCGAGCGCAGGACGATCTCGCTGAATCTTTCTTTGATCTTCGCGTCGTCGAGTGGGTCCTGCGGGTCATCGGGGGTCGCGCTTCGCCCCACCATGCGCACGATGCGCCGGAACGCCTCTTCGGCGGGCTCGAAGTCGCCGAATCCCTCCAACAACTCGCCCAGGTGGTTCACCGTCTCGACATAATCGTCGACGCTCACGCCGATCGCCGCGAAGCGGGCGTGGTCGTGGACGCTGGGGTAATCGCCGTTCTGGACGCCCATCTCGGTGTCCATAAGCTCCACGCAGATTTTATAGGCCGCCGCGGCCTGGCGGTAGAGCGATGAGATCCGCAGCGATTGCGCGCCGCGCCCGTACCAAACGAGCGCGCGCTGGTTTCGCCCGGCGGCGCGCCAATGGGCCGCGATCTCTAAGGCGTAATGGGTGACGCGTGAGCCCAGCGTGTCCTGCATCGCTTCGGCGGCCAGGCGGTGAAGGGTGCGCTGCAGCCCCGGGCCGAGGCGTTGGCGCAAAAAATAATCGCGCAAAAGGGCGTGGCTAAATTGGTACCAATCGCCCCCGCGCCCGGCGACCTCGATGAGCAGACCTTCGCTGAGCAGATGATCAAATAGGCTGTCGAAGTTCTCCAGGCGCTCGGCGTTGCGCTCCAATTCGACCACCCGCGCGAGCATGTCGAAGCTAAAGCGCGGGCGAATCACCGCGGCGCGCACCAGCAAGTCGGTCAGCGCCCCGTTGGTGCCCAGGCGCTCTTCGACCTGTTGGACGCGCACATGAAAGAGGTCGCTGAGGCTCGGCGGCATCGCCGCGCGGGCCAGCTCGAGGTCACGCGCCTGCCAATAGCCCTGGTGCGGATCTTCGGGCGTCGGCTCGGGGTTAAATTCGAGCAACTTCTCTTCGCGCAGATAGCGCAGCAGCAACATCAGGTGCAGCGGGTTTCCGTCCGAGCGTTCGTATACGATCGCGGTCAGGGCCGGGTCGCAGGGGAAGATCGCGTCGACCAATTGATAGCTATCGTCGCGGCCAAACCGCGCCAGATCGATGCGCTCGACGCTCTCGCCGACATAGCGGCTCAGCCCGTTGAGCTGGGCGGCCAGGCGCGGGCGCTCGGCCAGGTCTTCGGTGCGAATCGTGGAGATCAGCAGCATCGGAAATTTTCGGTGGCGCATCTCGACGGCCAGATAATCCAAGAATTCGGCCAACTCGCCGCCCGCCCAGTGCACGTCGTCGAGCAGGATCAGGCGCGGGCGATAGAGGCTGGCGAACTCGAAGATGCGCGCCACCGTCGCGAAGAGGGCGCTGGTCGACAGGTTCTGCTCCATGCCGTCGGGGCGCAAAAACTCGACCGCCGCGCCGGTGTCTTCGCTATCGGCGCGCCCCCAGCGCTCCATATGCCAGGCGACGCGCTCCTCAACTTCGGCGCGCGAGAGGCCGCGGGTGCCAAAGAGGTGCTCGAGCACCTCATAAAGACCGCGCAATCCGCCGCTGGCGCCGCGGGTGAACGCCCCCATATGGGCGCGCAGCACGCCGTGCTCCTCGCATTGCTCGCGCAACCAGGTCGACAGCCGGGTTTTACCGACGCCGGCCTCGCCGTGCAAAAGCACCTGAAAACCCACGCGTGATTCGCGCACCTTCAGGGCGATCTCCCAGAGCTGGTTGCGCTCATAGGTGCGCCCGACGAAGGGGACCTGTTGGAAGAGCGGGCCCAGCGGCGAGAGGCTGCGCGGGTCGTTTCGGTCAACCCGCGGTGCCACGGGGACCGGCGCGCGATACGGCGTCTCAAGGGGCTGGTTGAGGGTGCCGGAGGCGTGGGCGCTGAGGTGAGACTTTGGCGTGTCAAAGACCGTCTTATCTGCGCCGGGCTCAAAGGGCGCGTCCTGATGGGTCGCGATGATCGCCGCTGACGCTTTGGTGCGGGGCGTGGTGGCGGCCGGGATCTGCAAGGCGAGCGGGTTGGTGCGCGCGTCTTCGAGGATCGGCACCAGGTCCTGGCGGCACTCGGCCGCGGTGGCCCAGCGGTCGCGCGGTTCTTTGGCGAGCGCGCGCATCACAAGGGCGCGCAGCTGCGGGCTTAAGTAGAGGCCTTCGCGCGCGACCATCGGCGGGACCGCCTCGTGTACGTGCAGGCTCATCACCGCCAGGCCCTTTTGGTTGCCGAAGGGTGGCTTGCCGGTGATGAGTTCATAGAGGATGAGGCCGACGTTATAGATATCGGTCTGCGGGCCGAGGTCGGACTCCCCAGATGCTTGCTCCGGGCTCATATAGCGCGGGGTTCCGACGACTTCGCCGTGGTTGGTCTCGGGGGTGTCGGAGGACTCAAAGGAGACCTTCGCGATGCCGAAGTCCACCAACTTCGGCACGCCCATTTCTTCGGGCAGCGCGGAGCCGGCGAGCAGGATATTGGAGGGCTTGAGGTCGCGGTGGATCACGCCCTTGGCGTGCGCGTGGGCGAGGCCAGCGAGCAGGCTGTCGGCCAATAAAACGACGTTGAGCGTCGACATGCCGGTCTCGATGCAGCGGTTGACCGGGTCGCCCTCGATAAGCTCCATGGCGATAAACATCCGGCCGGTATCATCGACGCCGAAGTCGAAGACCTGGGCGATATTCGGGTGGCTTAAGCGCGACGCGGCGCGCGCCTCGCGCGCGAAGCGCCGGCGCAGGTGCGGCAGGCTCGACATCTCCGGGCGCAACAATTTCAGCGCGACTTCGCCGCCAGTCTGCTGCTGCCAGGCCCGCCAGATCGTTCCGACGCCGCCCTGGCTAACCTGCTCAATGAGGCGGTAGCGCCCGTGAATAATTTGTCCGACCTGGACCTGCATGATGTTGAGAGAGTTCGAGGCTTAGTGAGTGAAAACTGAGACAATCCGGGCGATTGTTGACCGGTTGCGGCTGCGGGGCATTTCATCCTCTGGCTGCGCGGTGGGCCTATTACGCGAAGTTGTCAGATTGCGCAACGCGTCAGCGATCGGGGGCGAAATTGCGGCGCGACGAAGAAAGTTGAGCGCGCGAGGTTTGAGCCGTCGCATACGATGTTCGCACGGGACGGAGGTTATGCGGAAGGGGTGTTCGCCGGCGCCGATGAGCTCATCGGGAAATAGAGGTCAAAGGTGGTGCCCTGGTCGGGCTCAGACTCCACGGTGAGGAACCCGCGATTGCGCGAGACCAGATTCTTCACGGTCGCCAGGCCCAGGCCGGTGCCGTGCGAGCACGGCTTGGTGCTGAAGAAGGGCTCGAAGATGCGGGCGCGGATTCCCTCGTCCATGCCGATGCCGCTGTCGCGCACGCGAAGGTGCAGATAGCGGCCAAACCCCAGCTGGGCCGGCGCGTTGACGGTGGTCGGGTGGTTGGAGAAATTTGTGACCTCCAGCTCAACGACGCCGCCCTCGGGCATCGCGTCGCTGGCGTTAATCACCAGGTTCATGATGATTTGCTCGAGCTCGATTCGGTCGATCCGGATCGCCCAGAGGTTCTGGGCGATGTCGAGCTGCAAGGTCACGCCGTCGGCCACAGCGCGCTCGCAGAGCGCGCAGGTTTGCATGATGGGCTCGCGCGGGGCGAGGACCTCGGGGGTTCTGGCGTCGGGGCGGGCCAGGGTGAGGAGCCGGCGCACCAGCAGCGCCGCGCTCTCGCCGGCCTCCAGGATCTTCTCGGTGTCGCGCTGGGCCTCGGGGTTGTCGTCGAGGCGCATCTTAATGACCTCGGCGAACCCGGTGATGACGGATAATAGGTTGTTGAAGTCGTGGGCGGCGCCGCCGGCGATCTGGCCGATGAGCTCCATCTTCTGGACCTGGGCGAGCTGGTCGCGCGCGGCCTCGAGCTCGTGGGCGATTTGCTCTTGGCTGCTCACCGGCCGAATGGATGCTTGGATGATATATTCGTGGCCAAAGAATAGGAGGGTCGCCGCGATCTCGACCTCGATGCTCTGGCGGTCCTTGCGCAGCATCGACGTGATCTTGCATCCCCCGAGCCCACTTCGCACCCGCTCCCAGGATTCGACCGCCGAGGCGAGCGTCCGGTCCTCAAAGAAGGAGGAGAAGTGCATGCGCGTCAATTCGTGGCGCTCAAACCCGAATAACTCGGCGGCGTGATGATTCGCCTCGATGACATAGCCGTGCCCGTCGAAGAGCATGATCGCGTCGGCGGCCTCTAAGAAGAGGTTGCGGTAGTTATTCTGAGTTGAGCTGATGCGAATCGTGCTGCGCTGATCTTCGGGGAGCGCGACTTCCTTGGGCCCAAATGTCGGGTGGTGCGGCCGGTCCTTGGGGTCGGTGATATCGGTGACGATCCCGGTCAGATGTTCGACGCGATGTTGGCCCGGCAGGTGCGGAAACGCGCGGTCGCGCACGATGCGCATGGTTCCGTCGGCGCGCAGAACCCGGTAAACCTCATCATAGCTCCCCGCGCGGTCGGGGGAGTAGGCGCGGCGGATGCGCTCGCGATCGTCGGGGTGGATGGCCTCAAAAAAGGAGGCGGCGTTGGAGGTTAACTCAGCGCGCGAGCGCTCCCAGATCCGCGTGTACGCCCCGCCAATATAGATAAAGGAGTCGGTCTTGGGGTCGAAAACCCAGAAAAACTCCTCATGCTTCTCGACGCGCTCGCGCACGCGCCGCAATTTCTCACCGGTGTCCGTATGATTTGTGCGTTCCCAGCTTGGCAGTCGGTTTGGCATCTGAGTTCGTGGTCAAAGGGAGGTGCGCTCAAAGATGATCGACATCGCGATCAAATCGCCCCGTAGTGAAGGGTGCAATTGTTCAACCTCGGTGAATAACGATCTTTCTGAGATATACCGGACTGCGCTCGACTCGCCAAGGCGCGAATCCCTCGACGCTGCCGAATTGTGCTGGCGTTTCGAGCGTGCGCGAAAAGCCCTTGACTGGGGCTTGAAAGCCCGGGCGAACCGGCGGCCTTAAACCTGTATATGCCGGATTGCGTCGAAGCCCCGAAAATCGTAACTCATTGGGGTCGACAGCAGATGACCCAATATAAAAGGACGAAGATGCTCGAAATAATCTGGAGGCTGCGCGCGAAGGTGCTCAACGATGAAGCGGAGCTTCGGGCCCTTATCGCCGCCGTGGTGGCGCTGCCGGGGATGAACGCGACCCACTACGATCTCAATCGCAAGGGCCAATGGCGCCGCTATGAGCTTACCCACACGGTGGTGGACGCGTTGACCCAGCGCACCCAGCTCTTGGTGATGCACGACCAGGGCGTTGAGGATGAGCGAACGCGCCCCCAGGCCATGATCGCGTTGGGGAAACATGGAGAGCAGCCCACGGTCATCGTGCGGGTGCCGGATACGCCCGGCGCGGCTCGGCAGATGATTGAGCGCTGGGACGGGCTCTACGAGGCGATCGAGCTGGAGTCGACGTTTATCACCTCGGCGGCGCGCCGCATCGCGCTCACCGACGCCGGGCTGGACTTGCCGGCGATCAGCGGGGCGCTCGCCATGGGCTGGGCGCCGGGGAGTATCCCTTCGGGGCTGCGTCGCCTTGAGCGTGCAAAATACGAGTGTACGCCGATCGCGGTCGACAAGTTATCGACGCATTGGCGCGTCGATTTTGGCCTCGCGCCGGTGGATGGGGCTGAAATCGCCCCGGGAACGCCCTACAGCGCGGCTTTAAGCGATCTGAACGAGCGCTTACTCCAGGGTTGAGGGCGTCGAAAATGAGCGGCGCCGAAGAAAATTTGAATTCTTTGCAAAATAAAGTGAAATACTTGTTGACAGCATGGCGATCCGGCCCTATAAACCACCGCACACCGCAACGAAGCCCACTCGGCTTTGAGGCGGCGAGTTCGGACTCTAGAGAAAGAGCTCGTGCGTTGGTAGCTCAGTCGGTAGAGCACGGCCCTGAAAAGGCCGGTGTCGGCGGTTCGATTCCGTTCCAACGCATTATTGATGCGCTTTAAGAGTGTATAAAGATTAGATGCAATAAGGCAGTTCGCGATTCAGCGTTTCCTTATTGCATCTTTTTTTATGTCCGCGATTTTGT encodes:
- a CDS encoding cold-shock protein — encoded protein: MSMSENISNKLHSPDTELSRRLLEYFERAGAMIDSNPRFRDEYLLDFTVTALEDVHAHVNLGIHVTSETDDLDRQQAFLQASNRGIVLKSLYIEIDEETVESGGLLVAFGTCLSFLFDRRYSHIKAMGVRMHPDCSFNFFDIEESVDRLERMSLDEELSVGEDIDGRIIAYFTDKGFGFIQTDEERKFFFHIANVVDDELRTRLPAYVPGEIIPVEFQYGGHDGKKYPKAINVTVIEDDDDYDDDDDDY
- a CDS encoding DUF547 domain-containing protein, with protein sequence MRIFAGVVLALVLIAGGAYVLPSTSLVRFLAPKVDLGDAQVLKDVRHKPEKSAIFDHSGFAQLLAEHVDSAAGRVDYAGLKKDQKKLDAYLEKLGAVDLKTLGADEKLALLINAYNAYTLQLILENYPGVKSIKDLKSPWKSKRYKVGGHTLSLDDIEHGLIRPVYKDSRIHFAVNCASIGCPPLQAFAFEGEKIDAQLDLAARKTLQDTRYVRIEGDKLKISVLLNWYGDDFIGEDYSPRSKTLAAYVARFGTPEVRAFVEKHQGAPSVGFIDYDWSLNDVK
- a CDS encoding serine/threonine-protein kinase, which produces MQVQVGQIIHGRYRLIEQVSQGGVGTIWRAWQQQTGGEVALKLLRPEMSSLPHLRRRFAREARAASRLSHPNIAQVFDFGVDDTGRMFIAMELIEGDPVNRCIETGMSTLNVVLLADSLLAGLAHAHAKGVIHRDLKPSNILLAGSALPEEMGVPKLVDFGIAKVSFESSDTPETNHGEVVGTPRYMSPEQASGESDLGPQTDIYNVGLILYELITGKPPFGNQKGLAVMSLHVHEAVPPMVAREGLYLSPQLRALVMRALAKEPRDRWATAAECRQDLVPILEDARTNPLALQIPAATTPRTKASAAIIATHQDAPFEPGADKTVFDTPKSHLSAHASGTLNQPLETPYRAPVPVAPRVDRNDPRSLSPLGPLFQQVPFVGRTYERNQLWEIALKVRESRVGFQVLLHGEAGVGKTRLSTWLREQCEEHGVLRAHMGAFTRGASGGLRGLYEVLEHLFGTRGLSRAEVEERVAWHMERWGRADSEDTGAAVEFLRPDGMEQNLSTSALFATVARIFEFASLYRPRLILLDDVHWAGGELAEFLDYLAVEMRHRKFPMLLISTIRTEDLAERPRLAAQLNGLSRYVGESVERIDLARFGRDDSYQLVDAIFPCDPALTAIVYERSDGNPLHLMLLLRYLREEKLLEFNPEPTPEDPHQGYWQARDLELARAAMPPSLSDLFHVRVQQVEERLGTNGALTDLLVRAAVIRPRFSFDMLARVVELERNAERLENFDSLFDHLLSEGLLIEVAGRGGDWYQFSHALLRDYFLRQRLGPGLQRTLHRLAAEAMQDTLGSRVTHYALEIAAHWRAAGRNQRALVWYGRGAQSLRISSLYRQAAAAYKICVELMDTEMGVQNGDYPSVHDHARFAAIGVSVDDYVETVNHLGELLEGFGDFEPAEEAFRRIVRMVGRSATPDDPQDPLDDAKIKERFSEIVLRSLGLSWLGLGHIAWQRGDFEGACWAFEKVRALMAAYAGAYPSLRAVEEDASRGLARVFWHRGEYAQAGQIARSALASARERRSTQAEATSLWIIGEVDRMQGEGESARAHYAAAMELFRQVDLPSGIARSLLSMAQLARHHKIYDEAVTLFQRALGRYESLGDRRGAGQCYNGLGDIARYQSRYEDARTDYTRAIEIYQAIGAEYDVAVVYTNLGITAIAMADYEAADEYLSTASEMIAGDQYPYVQAGIEFNLALVKALRGDADQSHQILEDVLNLAERFPIADFDYAQPLERLGMLRADAGKMSEAVALWKKAAEIYRDLQLAEDLERVLRLIDREAL
- a CDS encoding PAS domain-containing sensor histidine kinase, whose product is MPNRLPSWERTNHTDTGEKLRRVRERVEKHEEFFWVFDPKTDSFIYIGGAYTRIWERSRAELTSNAASFFEAIHPDDRERIRRAYSPDRAGSYDEVYRVLRADGTMRIVRDRAFPHLPGQHRVEHLTGIVTDITDPKDRPHHPTFGPKEVALPEDQRSTIRISSTQNNYRNLFLEAADAIMLFDGHGYVIEANHHAAELFGFERHELTRMHFSSFFEDRTLASAVESWERVRSGLGGCKITSMLRKDRQSIEVEIAATLLFFGHEYIIQASIRPVSSQEQIAHELEAARDQLAQVQKMELIGQIAGGAAHDFNNLLSVITGFAEVIKMRLDDNPEAQRDTEKILEAGESAALLVRRLLTLARPDARTPEVLAPREPIMQTCALCERAVADGVTLQLDIAQNLWAIRIDRIELEQIIMNLVINASDAMPEGGVVELEVTNFSNHPTTVNAPAQLGFGRYLHLRVRDSGIGMDEGIRARIFEPFFSTKPCSHGTGLGLATVKNLVSRNRGFLTVESEPDQGTTFDLYFPMSSSAPANTPSA